A window of Silurus meridionalis isolate SWU-2019-XX chromosome 4, ASM1480568v1, whole genome shotgun sequence contains these coding sequences:
- the isoc2 gene encoding isochorismatase domain-containing protein 2 isoform X2, with translation MAQIGRLSSKSSVLLLCDMQEKFRPTIFQFSNIVSNAARLLQACRILGIPPILTEQYPKGLGPTVSDLGAEDLKPHTKTRFSMLTESVQEELKSLGNPKQAILCGIEAQACIACTTYDLLDRGMEVHIVADAVSSRSQTDRLFALSRLKQSGAFLTTTEGIMLQLVQDAKHPDFKEIQKLLAHPSPDTGLISFFSSL, from the exons A TGGCACAGATAGGAAGGCTGTCATCGAAAAGCTCAGTCCTCTTGCTGTGTGACATGCAAGAGAAGTTCAGACCAACGATTTTCCAGTTCTCCAATATTGTGAGTAATGCAGCAAGACTTCTGCAG GCTTGTCGGATCCTGGGTATTCCCCCAATCTTGACTGAGCAGTACCCTAAAGGCTTGGGTCCAACTGTGTCTGACTTAGGCGCCGAAGACCTGAAACCCCACACCAAAACCCGCTTCTCCATGCTAACCGAGAGCGTACAGGAAGAGCTTAAAAGCCTGGGGAACCCAAAGCAGGCCATCCTGTGTGGCATTGAGGCCCAAGCCTGCATtgct TGTACAACTTACGATCTTCTGGATAGAGGTATGGAGGTACATATCGTCGCGGACGCGGTCTCATCTCGGAG TCAGACCGACCGACTGTTCGCTCTCTCGCGCCTGAAGCAGAGCGGAGCGTTTCTTACCACCACAGAGGGCATAATGCTGCAACTCGTACAGGATGCCAAGCACCCCGATTTTAAGGAG ATCCAGAAGCTTCTAGCGCATCCTTCTCCAGATACAGGTCTTATAAGCTTTTTCAGCTCCCTCTAA
- the u2af2a gene encoding U2 small nuclear RNA auxiliary factor 2a isoform X1, with protein sequence MSDFDEFERQLTENKQADRDNENKHQRRRSSSRSRSRSRKRRSRDRERRGSRDHHGDSKERRQRRSQSPHREKRKAKVKKYWDIPPSGFEHITPMQYKAMQAAGQIPATALLPTMITEGLAVTPTPVPVVGSQMTRQARRLYVGNIPFGITEESMMDFFNAQMRLGGLTQAPGNPVLAVQINQDKNFAFLEFRSVDETTQAMAFDGIIFQGQSLKIRRPHDYQPLPGMSENPSVYVPGVVSTVVPDSAHKLFIGGLPNYLNDDQVKELLTSFGPLKAFNLVKDTATALSKGYAFCEYVDINISDQAIAGLNGMQLGDKKLLVQRASVGSKNTTLTGISQTPVTLQLPGLVNSSMNQMGGIPTEVLCLMNMVSPEELLDDEEYEEIVEDVREECGKYGQVKSIEIPRPVDGLEVPGTGKIFVEFTSLFDSQKAMQSLTGRKFANRVVVTKYCDPDSYHRRDFW encoded by the exons ATGTCAGATTTTGACGAATTCGAGAGACAGTTGACGGAAAACAAGCAAG CTGACCGAGACAATGAAAACAAGCatcagaggaggaggagcagctCCAGGAGCCGGAGTCGAAGTCGGAAAAGAAGGAGCAGGGACCGAGAAAGACGTGGAAGCCGAGACCATCATGGGGACAGCAAAGAGCGGAGACAGCGGCGGAG TCAGTCTCCACACCGTGAGAAAAGGAAGGCCAAAGTAAAAAAGTACTGGGACATTCCTCCATCTGGCTTCGAACACATTACACCCATGCAGTACAAAGCCATGCAAG CTGCTGGCCAGATTCCTGCCACCGCCCTGCTCCCTACAATGATCACAGAGGGTCTGGCTGTGACTCCCACTCCTGTGCCTGTTGTTGGCAGCCAGATGACGCGTCAGGCACGACGGCTCTACGTTGGCAACATCCCCTTTGGCATCACAGAG GAGTCTATGATGGACTTCTTTAACGCCCAGATGCGTTTGGGAGGTCTGACCCAGGCCCCCGGAAACCCAGTTCTCGCTGTCCAGATCAACCAGGACAAGAATTTTGCCTTTCtagag TTTCGCTCGGTGGATGAGACGACCCAGGCCATGGCGTTCGATGGCATCATCTTCCAGGGACAGAGTCTGAAGATCCGCCGACCGCACGACTATCAGCCACTGCCAGGCATGAGCGAGAACCCAAGTGTTTATGTGCCAG gTGTCGTTTCCACCGTGGTGCCTGACTCGGCTCATAAGCTGTTTATCGGCGGCCTTCCTAATTACCTCAACGACGACCAG GTGAAGGAGTTGTTGACTTCGTTCGGACCCCTGAAAGCCTTTAACCTGGTGAAGGACACCGCCACGGCGCTCTCGAAAGGTTACGCCTTCTGTGAATACGTCGACATCAACATCAGCGACCAG GCTATCGCTGGGCTCAATGGCATGCAGCTAGGAGACAAGAAACTCCTGGTCCAGAGAGCCAGCGTTGGATCCAAGAACACTACACTG ACCGGAATCAGCCAGACGCCAGTGACCCTGCAGTTGCCCGGCCTGGTGAACAGCTCCATGAACCAGATGGGAGGCATCCCCACCGAGGTGCTGTGTCTGATGAACATGGTATCCCCCGAGGAGCTGCTGGATGACGAGGAATACGAGGAGATCGTAGAAGACGTCAGGGAGGAATGCGGCAAATATGGCCAAGTAAAGAGCATCGAGATTCCTCGGCCTGTTGACGGCCTTGAGGTGCCCGGGACTGGCAAG ATCTTCGTGGAGTTCACGTCTTTGTTTGACTCTCAGAAAGCCATGCAAAGCTTAACAGGGAGGAAATTTGCCAACAGGGTGGTGGTGACCAAATACTGCGACCCTGATTCCTACCACCGGCGAGACTTTTGGTAG
- the u2af2a gene encoding U2 small nuclear RNA auxiliary factor 2a isoform X2: MKTSIRGGGAAPGAGVEVGKEGAGTEKDVEAETIMGTAKSGDSGGEMLVFINTTCPPCSQSPHREKRKAKVKKYWDIPPSGFEHITPMQYKAMQAAGQIPATALLPTMITEGLAVTPTPVPVVGSQMTRQARRLYVGNIPFGITEESMMDFFNAQMRLGGLTQAPGNPVLAVQINQDKNFAFLEFRSVDETTQAMAFDGIIFQGQSLKIRRPHDYQPLPGMSENPSVYVPGVVSTVVPDSAHKLFIGGLPNYLNDDQVKELLTSFGPLKAFNLVKDTATALSKGYAFCEYVDINISDQAIAGLNGMQLGDKKLLVQRASVGSKNTTLTGISQTPVTLQLPGLVNSSMNQMGGIPTEVLCLMNMVSPEELLDDEEYEEIVEDVREECGKYGQVKSIEIPRPVDGLEVPGTGKIFVEFTSLFDSQKAMQSLTGRKFANRVVVTKYCDPDSYHRRDFW; the protein is encoded by the exons ATGAAAACAAGCatcagaggaggaggagcagctCCAGGAGCCGGAGTCGAAGTCGGAAAAGAAGGAGCAGGGACCGAGAAAGACGTGGAAGCCGAGACCATCATGGGGACAGCAAAGAGCGGAGACAGCGGCGGAG aaatgcTCGTTTTTATAAATACTACATGTCCTCCTTGCAGTCAGTCTCCACACCGTGAGAAAAGGAAGGCCAAAGTAAAAAAGTACTGGGACATTCCTCCATCTGGCTTCGAACACATTACACCCATGCAGTACAAAGCCATGCAAG CTGCTGGCCAGATTCCTGCCACCGCCCTGCTCCCTACAATGATCACAGAGGGTCTGGCTGTGACTCCCACTCCTGTGCCTGTTGTTGGCAGCCAGATGACGCGTCAGGCACGACGGCTCTACGTTGGCAACATCCCCTTTGGCATCACAGAG GAGTCTATGATGGACTTCTTTAACGCCCAGATGCGTTTGGGAGGTCTGACCCAGGCCCCCGGAAACCCAGTTCTCGCTGTCCAGATCAACCAGGACAAGAATTTTGCCTTTCtagag TTTCGCTCGGTGGATGAGACGACCCAGGCCATGGCGTTCGATGGCATCATCTTCCAGGGACAGAGTCTGAAGATCCGCCGACCGCACGACTATCAGCCACTGCCAGGCATGAGCGAGAACCCAAGTGTTTATGTGCCAG gTGTCGTTTCCACCGTGGTGCCTGACTCGGCTCATAAGCTGTTTATCGGCGGCCTTCCTAATTACCTCAACGACGACCAG GTGAAGGAGTTGTTGACTTCGTTCGGACCCCTGAAAGCCTTTAACCTGGTGAAGGACACCGCCACGGCGCTCTCGAAAGGTTACGCCTTCTGTGAATACGTCGACATCAACATCAGCGACCAG GCTATCGCTGGGCTCAATGGCATGCAGCTAGGAGACAAGAAACTCCTGGTCCAGAGAGCCAGCGTTGGATCCAAGAACACTACACTG ACCGGAATCAGCCAGACGCCAGTGACCCTGCAGTTGCCCGGCCTGGTGAACAGCTCCATGAACCAGATGGGAGGCATCCCCACCGAGGTGCTGTGTCTGATGAACATGGTATCCCCCGAGGAGCTGCTGGATGACGAGGAATACGAGGAGATCGTAGAAGACGTCAGGGAGGAATGCGGCAAATATGGCCAAGTAAAGAGCATCGAGATTCCTCGGCCTGTTGACGGCCTTGAGGTGCCCGGGACTGGCAAG ATCTTCGTGGAGTTCACGTCTTTGTTTGACTCTCAGAAAGCCATGCAAAGCTTAACAGGGAGGAAATTTGCCAACAGGGTGGTGGTGACCAAATACTGCGACCCTGATTCCTACCACCGGCGAGACTTTTGGTAG
- the isoc2 gene encoding isochorismatase domain-containing protein 2 isoform X1, whose amino-acid sequence MELLIYSFYFKKKLNANYDAFIVSVRPGVWGTPAVENINSHRSRPLAASPPHTMAQIGRLSSKSSVLLLCDMQEKFRPTIFQFSNIVSNAARLLQACRILGIPPILTEQYPKGLGPTVSDLGAEDLKPHTKTRFSMLTESVQEELKSLGNPKQAILCGIEAQACIACTTYDLLDRGMEVHIVADAVSSRSQTDRLFALSRLKQSGAFLTTTEGIMLQLVQDAKHPDFKEIQKLLAHPSPDTGLISFFSSL is encoded by the exons ATGGAATtgctcatttattcattttattttaagaaaaaattaaatgcaaactaTGACGCTTTTATTGTTTCTGTGAGGCCCGGTGTTTGGGGAACCCCTGCTGTAGAGAACATCAACTCTCACAGGAGCAGACCCCTTGCAGCTTCTCCTCCTCACACCA TGGCACAGATAGGAAGGCTGTCATCGAAAAGCTCAGTCCTCTTGCTGTGTGACATGCAAGAGAAGTTCAGACCAACGATTTTCCAGTTCTCCAATATTGTGAGTAATGCAGCAAGACTTCTGCAG GCTTGTCGGATCCTGGGTATTCCCCCAATCTTGACTGAGCAGTACCCTAAAGGCTTGGGTCCAACTGTGTCTGACTTAGGCGCCGAAGACCTGAAACCCCACACCAAAACCCGCTTCTCCATGCTAACCGAGAGCGTACAGGAAGAGCTTAAAAGCCTGGGGAACCCAAAGCAGGCCATCCTGTGTGGCATTGAGGCCCAAGCCTGCATtgct TGTACAACTTACGATCTTCTGGATAGAGGTATGGAGGTACATATCGTCGCGGACGCGGTCTCATCTCGGAG TCAGACCGACCGACTGTTCGCTCTCTCGCGCCTGAAGCAGAGCGGAGCGTTTCTTACCACCACAGAGGGCATAATGCTGCAACTCGTACAGGATGCCAAGCACCCCGATTTTAAGGAG ATCCAGAAGCTTCTAGCGCATCCTTCTCCAGATACAGGTCTTATAAGCTTTTTCAGCTCCCTCTAA